The Williamsia sp. DF01-3 genome has a window encoding:
- a CDS encoding VWA domain-containing protein, translating to MCRWFVAADIADRVKDPLSREAASGGGPGHDSNAGLDLPFPFSAVVGQEQLKLALILAAIAPSIGGVLIRGEKGTAKTTVVRALGPLLPARDDTGASVVELPIGATEDRVVGSLDLQKILSEGEKAFTPGLLANADGGVLYIDEVNLLADHLVDVLLDAAATGRVVIERDGVSHTQAARFVLVGTMNPEEGELRPQLLDRFGLAVDVAAPQEVATRVQVMERRLAYEDDPAGFAAQFTDQDAEVAAAIARARSVLGSVRLPPAQLRRIAAICMELQVDGLRGDLVVARAARAHAAWRGSDLVEDIDVRRAVELALPHRRRRDPFDEPGLTEDQLDDALQKADEQSHEPDSQNSEEQAPGPESESPPPGDPAGTDPDPDDPGPDGPKGGGATPPSGGFSPTRASGKVKPISAVGVGAGEPGRRSQSLSLRGQAVRAVTEGGSGVHLIGTVLAAAEGHLERGTTRLQVLPQDVRGALRRGKEGNLVVFVLDLSGSMAARKRLDAVSGAVVSMLRDSYQRRDRVAVVTVRGDGAEVAVPPTRSVDAAVRRLTGLRTGGRTPLAEGLLTAREVIRRNAFKEPHRRPLVVVLTDGRATAGAGALPRAAAAADRLRRDGTTSIVIDCEQGMIRLGLAATLAHGLGGQCVQLADLTAGGVAGVIRAAA from the coding sequence ATGTGCCGATGGTTCGTGGCGGCGGACATCGCTGACCGTGTGAAGGATCCGCTCTCCCGAGAGGCAGCCTCAGGCGGGGGCCCTGGGCACGACAGCAATGCCGGGCTGGACCTCCCCTTTCCGTTCAGTGCTGTTGTCGGACAAGAACAGCTCAAGCTGGCGCTCATCCTCGCCGCCATCGCGCCGTCGATCGGCGGCGTGCTGATCCGGGGCGAAAAGGGCACGGCCAAGACCACCGTGGTGAGGGCGCTCGGTCCGCTGCTGCCTGCTCGCGACGACACCGGGGCATCGGTGGTGGAATTGCCGATCGGTGCCACCGAGGATCGGGTGGTCGGTTCACTCGACCTGCAGAAAATTCTGTCCGAGGGTGAAAAGGCTTTCACGCCAGGGCTGTTGGCGAACGCCGATGGGGGAGTGCTCTACATCGACGAGGTCAACCTGCTCGCCGACCACCTCGTCGACGTGCTGCTGGACGCAGCGGCGACGGGCCGGGTGGTCATCGAGCGTGACGGCGTCTCGCACACGCAAGCGGCCCGTTTTGTCCTCGTGGGGACGATGAACCCAGAAGAGGGTGAGCTCCGCCCGCAGCTGCTGGATCGATTCGGTCTGGCGGTGGATGTCGCCGCACCGCAGGAGGTCGCGACGCGCGTCCAGGTGATGGAACGCCGACTTGCGTATGAAGACGACCCGGCAGGTTTCGCGGCACAGTTCACCGACCAGGACGCCGAGGTCGCCGCGGCCATCGCGCGGGCACGCTCGGTGCTCGGATCGGTACGGCTGCCGCCGGCCCAACTTCGGCGCATCGCGGCGATCTGCATGGAGCTCCAGGTGGACGGTCTGCGCGGTGATCTCGTGGTCGCCCGTGCGGCCCGGGCGCACGCCGCATGGCGTGGATCCGACCTTGTCGAGGACATCGACGTCCGGCGTGCGGTGGAACTCGCGTTGCCGCACCGACGTCGCCGCGACCCCTTTGATGAGCCCGGTCTCACCGAGGACCAACTCGACGACGCCCTGCAGAAGGCGGACGAGCAGTCACACGAGCCGGACAGTCAGAACTCGGAAGAGCAAGCGCCCGGACCAGAATCCGAGTCACCGCCTCCCGGCGATCCGGCGGGCACCGACCCTGACCCCGACGACCCCGGTCCGGACGGCCCGAAGGGTGGGGGAGCGACGCCGCCGAGTGGCGGATTCTCGCCGACCCGCGCGTCCGGCAAGGTCAAGCCGATCAGTGCTGTGGGTGTTGGCGCCGGGGAGCCGGGTCGACGTTCGCAATCGCTGAGCCTACGGGGGCAGGCAGTTCGAGCGGTCACCGAAGGCGGAAGTGGCGTGCACCTGATCGGCACGGTTCTGGCCGCTGCGGAAGGCCACCTCGAGCGGGGCACCACGCGATTGCAGGTACTACCGCAAGACGTCCGGGGTGCGCTGCGCCGCGGCAAAGAAGGCAACTTGGTGGTCTTTGTCCTCGACCTGTCGGGATCGATGGCGGCACGAAAGCGCCTGGACGCAGTGTCTGGCGCAGTGGTGTCCATGCTGCGCGATTCGTACCAGCGACGTGATCGTGTCGCCGTGGTGACGGTGCGTGGTGACGGCGCAGAGGTCGCGGTTCCACCGACCCGGTCGGTGGACGCCGCGGTACGGAGGCTGACCGGTCTGCGCACGGGCGGACGAACGCCACTGGCCGAAGGCCTGCTCACGGCCCGCGAGGTGATCCGCCGGAACGCATTCAAAGAGCCCCATCGACGCCCACTGGTGGTGGTGCTGACCGATGGCCGGGCGACAGCCGGTGCGGGCGCCTTGCCCAGGGCCGCCGCGGCGGCCGACCGGCTCCGTCGCGACGGGACCACATCCATCGTGATCGACTGTGAACAAGGCATGATCCGTCTCGGGCTTGCGGCAACGCTCGCCCACGGCCTCGGTGGTCAGTGCGTGCAACTCGCCGACCTCACCGCCGGTGGTGTCGCCGGCGTCATCCGCGCGGCTGCTTGA
- the rimP gene encoding ribosome maturation factor RimP translates to MPGAIDQDRISALLEPIAAQNGYDVEELTVSASGAENVVKVVVDRDGGATLDELAALSRSISEVLDAPVESGDSVGDRTSADPVAAFDTYVLEVTSPGVDRPLTAARHWRRAAGRKVVVDLVGEPPERVAGRVGRLADDENSVSVVIKSGRGLTTREIELAAVRKAFVQVDFGEPSPAELEKCGLDPEQIEARRKGNK, encoded by the coding sequence ATGCCCGGGGCAATCGACCAGGACCGGATCAGCGCACTGCTCGAGCCGATCGCCGCTCAGAACGGCTACGACGTCGAGGAACTGACGGTGTCCGCCTCCGGTGCGGAGAACGTGGTCAAGGTGGTCGTCGACCGCGATGGTGGCGCCACACTCGACGAACTGGCCGCCCTGAGCAGATCCATCTCCGAAGTGCTCGACGCTCCGGTCGAATCCGGCGACTCCGTCGGCGACAGGACATCGGCCGACCCGGTTGCCGCATTCGACACCTATGTGTTGGAAGTGACTTCACCGGGCGTGGACCGCCCGCTCACGGCAGCGCGTCATTGGCGACGCGCCGCCGGCCGCAAAGTTGTCGTCGACCTCGTCGGCGAGCCACCCGAGCGGGTCGCCGGGCGGGTGGGGCGACTGGCCGATGACGAGAACAGCGTGTCGGTGGTCATCAAGTCCGGCCGGGGACTGACCACCCGGGAGATCGAGCTGGCGGCGGTACGCAAGGCGTTCGTACAGGTGGACTTCGGTGAACCGTCCCCTGCGGAACTAGAGAAGTGCGGCCTCGATCCCGAACAGATCGAGGCAAGACGGAAAGGGAACAAATGA
- the cobO gene encoding cob(I)yrinic acid a,c-diamide adenosyltransferase, whose translation MPQGVPSVIPDDGLTTRARRNLPVLAVHTGDGKGKSTAAFGMAMRAWNAGLDIGVFQFVKSAKWKVGEESALTALGELHAQTGQGGPVQWHKMGEGWSWIRHSGKESDHAEQAAQGWLEIRRRILERTHEFYVLDEFTYPLNWGWVDVDDVIEVLRSREGKQHVVITGRRAPAALVDAADLVTEMVKTRHPMDAGRKGQKGIEW comes from the coding sequence GTGCCACAGGGAGTTCCATCGGTCATCCCCGACGACGGTCTGACCACCCGGGCGCGCCGTAACCTGCCGGTGCTGGCTGTTCACACCGGTGACGGCAAGGGCAAGTCCACGGCAGCATTCGGGATGGCCATGCGTGCCTGGAATGCCGGCCTCGACATCGGCGTGTTCCAGTTCGTCAAGAGTGCCAAGTGGAAAGTCGGCGAAGAGTCCGCACTGACCGCGCTCGGTGAACTCCACGCCCAGACAGGCCAGGGTGGTCCGGTGCAGTGGCACAAGATGGGCGAGGGCTGGTCGTGGATCCGCCACTCGGGCAAGGAATCAGACCACGCCGAGCAGGCTGCTCAGGGGTGGCTCGAGATCCGGCGCCGCATCCTCGAGAGGACCCACGAGTTCTATGTCCTCGACGAGTTCACCTATCCACTCAACTGGGGGTGGGTGGACGTCGACGACGTCATCGAGGTGCTGAGGTCCCGGGAAGGCAAGCAGCACGTGGTGATCACCGGTCGTCGCGCTCCGGCCGCGCTGGTCGACGCCGCCGACCTCGTCACGGAGATGGTCAAGACCCGACACCCGATGGATGCCGGTCGCAAGGGTCAGAAGGGGATCGAATGGTGA
- a CDS encoding ferritin-like domain-containing protein, which yields MTTDALAATLDAENATIFTYGVVAAYAATARAQTIAEFTAEHRSRREELTAALTTAAAEVPEAAPGYDLPQPITDPVSALTVALSTEEDCTIAYRALLERAEDAAARGLALGGLTDSARRAATWRLALRISPSTVALPGSTI from the coding sequence GTGACCACCGACGCCCTCGCTGCGACCCTTGATGCGGAGAACGCGACTATCTTCACCTACGGGGTGGTCGCGGCGTACGCGGCCACGGCCCGCGCACAGACCATCGCCGAGTTCACCGCCGAACATCGATCACGTCGAGAAGAGTTGACCGCGGCTCTCACCACCGCCGCGGCCGAGGTGCCGGAGGCAGCACCCGGCTACGATCTACCGCAGCCGATCACCGACCCGGTTTCTGCCCTCACCGTCGCGCTGTCCACCGAAGAGGACTGCACGATCGCTTACCGGGCCCTGCTGGAACGCGCCGAGGACGCCGCCGCACGCGGCCTGGCGCTGGGCGGATTGACCGACAGCGCCCGTCGGGCGGCGACATGGCGTCTGGCGCTGCGGATCTCGCCGTCGACCGTCGCGTTGCCCGGCAGCACGATCTGA
- a CDS encoding proline--tRNA ligase: MITRMSTLFLRTLRDDPADAEVPSHRLLVRGGYVRRVAPGVYSWLPLGLKVLRKVETVVREEMDNIGGQEISLPALLPRDPYEVTGRWTEYGDALFRLKDRKGADMLLGPTHEELFAQLVKGEYSSYKDLPVTLYQIQTKYRDEERPRAGILRGREFIMKDSYSFDLDTDGSKASYDAHREAYQAIFRRLQVKYVIVAATSGAMGGSASEEFLAESEVGEDTYVRSPESGYAANVEAVITPAPPARAIEGLPEATVHDTGNTPTIDTLVAWARETFPDRGFTAADTLKNVVVKLRRPDGTTELLAVGVPGDREVDMKRLEAAVEPAVPELITDADFAANPFLVRGYIGPKALQDNGVRYLVDPRIVDGTAWITGANEPGKHVVDLVVGRDFVPDGTIEAAEVRDGDPSPDGLGTLVTARGIEIGHIFQLGTKYTDAFDVDVLGENGKPVRLIQGSYGVGVSRMVAVIAEQHHDEKGLRWPKSVAPFDIHLVIANKDEQAWAGAQSLAADLDAAGMSVLIDDRKASPGVKFKDAELLGMPVVVVVGRGWANGTVEIRDRFTGEATEVASDVAVETLLAGR, encoded by the coding sequence GTGATCACACGCATGTCGACCCTGTTCCTGCGCACGCTGCGCGACGACCCAGCCGACGCCGAGGTACCCAGCCACCGGCTGCTGGTCCGCGGCGGTTACGTCCGTCGGGTCGCCCCAGGCGTGTACAGCTGGCTGCCCCTGGGCCTGAAGGTGTTGCGCAAGGTGGAGACCGTGGTGCGCGAAGAGATGGACAACATCGGAGGCCAGGAGATCTCTCTGCCCGCGCTGCTCCCGCGCGACCCGTATGAGGTCACCGGCCGCTGGACCGAATACGGCGATGCCCTCTTCCGGCTCAAGGATCGTAAGGGCGCCGACATGCTGCTCGGACCGACACACGAGGAGCTGTTCGCGCAGCTGGTGAAGGGGGAGTACTCGTCCTACAAAGACCTCCCGGTCACGCTGTACCAGATCCAGACCAAGTATCGCGACGAGGAACGCCCGCGTGCGGGCATCCTGCGCGGCCGCGAGTTCATCATGAAGGACTCGTATTCCTTCGACCTGGACACCGACGGATCGAAGGCGTCCTACGACGCCCACCGAGAGGCGTATCAGGCGATCTTCCGCAGGCTCCAGGTCAAGTACGTCATCGTGGCCGCCACCTCGGGCGCGATGGGGGGCAGCGCGTCCGAGGAGTTCCTCGCCGAGAGCGAGGTGGGCGAGGACACCTATGTCCGCAGCCCCGAATCCGGGTATGCGGCCAACGTCGAGGCGGTCATCACCCCGGCACCGCCGGCGCGCGCCATCGAGGGCCTGCCCGAGGCGACCGTGCACGACACCGGCAACACCCCCACCATCGACACACTCGTGGCGTGGGCCCGGGAGACCTTCCCTGATCGCGGCTTCACTGCGGCGGACACGCTCAAGAACGTGGTCGTGAAGCTGCGCCGACCCGACGGCACGACCGAATTGCTCGCGGTGGGTGTGCCGGGGGATCGCGAAGTCGACATGAAGCGGCTCGAAGCAGCTGTGGAACCTGCTGTGCCCGAACTCATCACAGACGCCGACTTTGCGGCCAACCCGTTTCTGGTCCGCGGTTACATCGGCCCGAAGGCCTTGCAGGACAACGGTGTGCGCTACCTGGTCGACCCCAGGATCGTCGACGGCACCGCGTGGATCACCGGCGCGAACGAGCCGGGCAAGCATGTGGTGGACCTGGTGGTCGGGCGGGACTTCGTGCCCGATGGCACGATCGAAGCCGCCGAGGTGCGCGACGGGGATCCGTCGCCCGATGGCCTTGGCACGCTGGTGACCGCCCGGGGGATCGAGATCGGCCACATCTTCCAGCTGGGTACCAAGTACACCGACGCATTCGATGTGGACGTCCTCGGCGAGAACGGCAAGCCCGTCCGGCTCATCCAGGGTTCCTACGGGGTCGGCGTGTCCCGGATGGTCGCCGTGATCGCCGAGCAACACCACGACGAGAAGGGTCTACGGTGGCCGAAGTCCGTGGCGCCCTTCGACATCCACCTCGTGATCGCGAACAAGGACGAGCAGGCGTGGGCCGGGGCGCAGAGCCTGGCCGCCGACCTCGACGCAGCCGGTATGTCCGTGTTGATCGACGACCGAAAGGCCTCACCCGGAGTGAAGTTCAAGGACGCCGAACTGCTGGGCATGCCCGTGGTGGTGGTGGTCGGCCGAGGTTGGGCGAACGGCACGGTGGAGATCCGGGATCGCTTCACCGGAGAGGCCACCGAGGTCGCTTCCGACGTGGCGGTCGAGACGTTGCTTGCGGGCCGCTGA
- the cobA gene encoding uroporphyrinogen-III C-methyltransferase, whose product MSDKELEGQQADHYLVGLSLSGRRVVIIGAGSVVQRRLGTLAHSGADIHVIAPEATPTVESFPGITLSLREYRDGDLADAWYALACTDDPEVNAAVVAEAESRRIFCVRADDARHGTAVTPASLRHDHLSIGVLAGGDHRRSAAVRTAIGQALGGGELGAAGLEAAAHGSQPPGVALVGGGPGDPDLITVRGRRLLAAADVVVADRLAPPALLAELGPHVEIIDAAKVPYGRAMKQESINEVLIDRAKAGKFVVRFKGGDPYVYGRGFEELAACVAAGVPVTVVPGITSAIAGPSAAGIPVTHRGMTHEVVVVSGHIPPDHPDSLVEWPALAKMRGTIVLMMAVERLDVFTAALLKGGRDEATPVAIIENATLSSQRVVRSTLAAAAADARSQNVRPPAIVVIGPVAGFDAETGSTGTPATGP is encoded by the coding sequence ATGTCGGACAAGGAACTCGAAGGCCAGCAGGCCGATCACTACCTGGTGGGGCTCAGTTTGTCCGGACGTCGGGTGGTGATCATCGGTGCGGGTTCGGTGGTGCAGAGACGATTGGGCACCCTCGCCCACAGCGGTGCGGACATCCACGTCATCGCCCCCGAGGCGACCCCGACCGTCGAATCGTTCCCGGGCATCACGTTGTCGCTGAGGGAATACCGCGACGGCGATCTCGCAGATGCCTGGTACGCGCTCGCGTGCACCGACGATCCCGAGGTCAACGCCGCGGTGGTGGCCGAGGCCGAATCACGGCGCATCTTCTGTGTTCGCGCCGACGATGCGCGGCACGGTACCGCCGTGACCCCTGCATCGTTGCGGCACGACCACCTGAGCATCGGTGTGCTGGCCGGTGGAGACCATCGACGGTCTGCCGCGGTCCGGACCGCGATCGGTCAGGCGCTGGGCGGCGGCGAGTTGGGCGCTGCCGGTCTGGAGGCTGCTGCGCACGGTTCACAGCCACCCGGCGTCGCGCTCGTCGGAGGTGGTCCGGGTGACCCGGATCTGATCACGGTGCGTGGTCGGCGGTTGCTCGCCGCTGCCGATGTGGTCGTCGCCGATCGCCTCGCGCCGCCGGCGCTGCTCGCCGAGCTGGGCCCGCACGTGGAGATCATCGATGCCGCGAAGGTCCCCTATGGACGGGCGATGAAGCAGGAGTCGATCAACGAGGTCCTCATCGACCGCGCCAAGGCGGGCAAGTTCGTGGTCCGCTTCAAGGGCGGGGATCCGTACGTCTACGGCCGGGGATTCGAAGAACTCGCGGCATGTGTGGCCGCGGGTGTGCCGGTGACGGTGGTCCCCGGGATCACCAGCGCCATCGCCGGTCCGTCGGCCGCCGGCATCCCGGTGACGCACCGGGGGATGACCCACGAGGTGGTGGTGGTCTCCGGGCACATCCCGCCCGATCATCCCGACTCCCTCGTCGAATGGCCTGCGCTGGCGAAGATGCGCGGCACCATCGTGCTGATGATGGCCGTCGAGCGACTCGACGTGTTCACCGCGGCGCTGCTGAAAGGTGGCCGGGATGAGGCGACGCCCGTCGCGATCATCGAGAACGCCACACTCAGCAGCCAGCGGGTCGTGCGCTCGACGCTTGCTGCGGCGGCCGCGGACGCACGCTCGCAGAACGTTCGCCCGCCCGCGATCGTGGTGATCGGTCCGGTCGCCGGGTTCGACGCGGAAACCGGCAGCACCGGGACTCCCGCGACCGGACCGTGA
- a CDS encoding GNAT family N-acetyltransferase: MTATASLHRSWAQDIEMSTLYKILQLRVEVFVVEQSCPYLDLDGRDLDPDTRHLWLEEDGEIISTLRLLEEHEGGKSYRIGRLCTDRAHRGQGHTTRLLQTALADVGSDLCRIHAQTYLIDMYAKHGFVVDGEEHLLDGVPHVPMVRGGGHR; encoded by the coding sequence CGCAGTTGGGCCCAAGACATCGAGATGTCGACCCTCTACAAGATCCTGCAGCTGCGAGTGGAGGTGTTCGTCGTCGAGCAGTCGTGCCCGTATCTCGACCTCGACGGGCGTGACCTCGATCCGGACACGAGGCATCTGTGGCTCGAAGAAGACGGTGAGATCATCAGCACCTTGCGACTGCTCGAAGAGCACGAAGGCGGCAAGTCCTACCGGATCGGCCGCCTGTGCACCGACCGCGCGCACCGAGGTCAGGGCCACACAACCCGGCTGCTGCAGACGGCTCTGGCAGACGTCGGTTCGGATCTCTGCCGCATCCATGCGCAGACCTACCTCATCGACATGTACGCCAAGCACGGATTCGTCGTCGACGGCGAGGAGCATCTGCTCGACGGTGTCCCACATGTGCCGATGGTTCGTGGCGGCGGACATCGCTGA
- a CDS encoding MFS transporter gives MTSSTRMSADVGQTRVWGPQIVVLGGMQLLVVLDGTVAALALPRIQTALELSDSAGAWIITAYVLAFGGLMLLGGRLGDTFGRKRMFVGGVAAFTVTSLLCGLAWDPLSLIIGRGLQGASAAVAAPTAMALVATTFAPGKPRNQAFAVYAAMTGIGSVAGLIAGGVLTELSWRLVFLINVPIGLLVAIGAIFVLKESQGERLPLDVRGAVLGTAGCSLVVLAVNEGPGGWLRPIVVVPLIVGICALIAFVMVERHADNPILPFSLFANHSRVAALVAILLAGAIIMCMAVFISLYLQGILKYSPIQSGMAVVPFAFGLGIAAAVASKLALRFQPRWLVIAGGSVVVAGCAYAAAIARDAPAYMPHIFIPVVVIGAGVGMAVIPLTLSVVAGVGPTEIGPLTALAQVAQNLGGAIALVAVGAMVTSRTLSEGGVTGPVEEMDAGQLDALASGYGLAFVCCAAIAVLAGVVVMFMRFTPEDVAEGQAAQEAAHTDIDPNELTA, from the coding sequence ATGACCTCATCGACACGCATGTCTGCTGACGTCGGACAGACCCGCGTGTGGGGTCCGCAGATCGTCGTGCTGGGCGGTATGCAGCTGCTCGTGGTGCTCGACGGCACGGTGGCCGCCCTGGCTCTGCCCCGCATACAGACAGCGTTGGAGCTCTCCGACAGCGCCGGAGCGTGGATCATCACCGCGTACGTGCTTGCGTTCGGCGGTCTGATGCTGCTCGGCGGAAGGCTCGGCGACACCTTCGGACGCAAGAGGATGTTCGTCGGGGGTGTGGCGGCCTTCACCGTCACCTCTCTGCTCTGTGGACTCGCCTGGGATCCGCTCAGCCTGATCATCGGGCGCGGGCTGCAAGGCGCTTCGGCGGCGGTGGCCGCGCCCACCGCAATGGCCCTGGTGGCAACCACATTCGCGCCGGGCAAGCCCCGCAACCAGGCATTTGCGGTCTACGCCGCGATGACCGGGATCGGTTCGGTTGCAGGTCTGATCGCTGGAGGCGTGCTCACCGAACTGTCCTGGCGACTGGTGTTCCTGATCAACGTCCCGATCGGTCTGCTGGTCGCGATCGGCGCCATCTTTGTCCTCAAGGAGTCACAGGGTGAGCGACTGCCGCTCGACGTCCGGGGTGCCGTACTCGGCACCGCCGGCTGTTCCCTAGTGGTGCTGGCGGTGAACGAAGGACCCGGGGGCTGGTTACGTCCGATCGTCGTGGTCCCGCTCATCGTGGGGATCTGTGCGCTGATCGCTTTTGTGATGGTCGAGCGCCATGCCGACAACCCCATCCTCCCGTTCAGTCTGTTCGCCAACCACAGCCGCGTCGCAGCGCTGGTCGCGATCCTGCTGGCGGGCGCCATCATCATGTGCATGGCGGTCTTCATCTCGCTGTACCTGCAGGGCATTCTCAAGTACTCACCGATCCAGAGCGGCATGGCCGTGGTTCCGTTCGCGTTCGGTCTCGGGATCGCGGCGGCCGTCGCATCCAAACTGGCATTGCGTTTTCAGCCGCGATGGTTGGTGATCGCCGGCGGTTCGGTGGTGGTCGCGGGTTGCGCCTACGCTGCCGCGATCGCCCGCGATGCTCCCGCCTACATGCCGCACATCTTCATTCCGGTGGTCGTGATCGGCGCCGGCGTGGGCATGGCGGTGATCCCGCTGACGCTGTCTGTGGTCGCCGGAGTCGGGCCCACCGAGATCGGACCGCTGACCGCGCTCGCGCAGGTGGCCCAGAACCTCGGTGGAGCGATTGCCCTGGTTGCGGTCGGGGCGATGGTGACCTCGCGGACATTGTCCGAGGGCGGGGTGACCGGGCCGGTGGAAGAGATGGACGCAGGCCAGCTCGATGCGCTCGCAAGCGGTTATGGCCTGGCGTTCGTCTGTTGCGCCGCGATCGCCGTCCTTGCCGGTGTGGTGGTGATGTTCATGCGTTTCACCCCCGAGGACGTCGCAGAGGGGCAAGCGGCTCAGGAGGCCGCTCACACCGACATCGACCCCAACGAACTGACTGCCTGA
- the yaaA gene encoding peroxide stress protein YaaA gives MHCADRLTPSETKAGGGRGAPLDLDALSLPTLTPIRRKLAEAIVSLADDHDASRKALGLGASATPEIERNAQLWTSPTRPAIERYTGVLFDALDYPSLTRAGKNKAIDRLAVGSALFGVARAGDLIPAYRLSAGSKIPGFRTLAAEWKPALPEALAALGEDVVIDLRSGGYQQLGPVPDAITVTVLTEGTDGTRTVVSHFNKHHKGVVARSLIRSRKQVRDINSLAAIVADGGQRAEVASERELIVFTD, from the coding sequence TTGCACTGTGCTGATCGTCTTACCCCCTCGGAGACCAAGGCCGGAGGCGGCCGCGGCGCTCCACTGGACCTGGACGCGTTGTCGTTGCCCACCCTGACGCCCATCCGCCGCAAGCTGGCCGAGGCCATCGTGTCCCTCGCCGACGACCACGACGCGAGCCGGAAGGCTCTGGGCCTGGGGGCGTCGGCAACGCCCGAGATCGAGCGGAACGCCCAGCTGTGGACGAGTCCGACACGACCGGCGATCGAGCGTTACACCGGTGTGTTGTTCGACGCACTCGACTACCCGTCGCTGACCCGGGCAGGCAAGAACAAGGCAATCGACCGTCTGGCTGTCGGCTCGGCACTGTTCGGCGTCGCGCGCGCGGGCGACCTGATCCCGGCGTACCGACTGTCCGCGGGGTCGAAGATTCCCGGGTTCAGAACGCTGGCAGCCGAATGGAAACCCGCGCTCCCCGAGGCACTGGCAGCTCTGGGCGAGGACGTGGTCATCGACCTGCGGTCGGGTGGTTACCAGCAACTGGGTCCGGTCCCCGACGCCATCACGGTGACCGTGCTGACCGAGGGCACTGACGGCACACGCACCGTGGTCAGCCACTTCAACAAACACCACAAGGGTGTGGTGGCCCGCTCGCTGATCCGGTCTCGCAAACAGGTACGCGACATCAACTCGCTGGCCGCAATCGTCGCCGACGGGGGTCAGCGAGCCGAGGTGGCCTCTGAACGGGAGCTGATCGTCTTCACCGACTGA
- a CDS encoding cobyrinate a,c-diamide synthase → MVTAPPALVIAAPASGSGKTTVTTGLIGALARAGHRVAPFKVGPDYIDPGYHGLAAGRPGRNLDPVLVGEDRIGPLYRAGSAGCDIAVVEGVMGLFDGRITEDHMPAIAPGSTAQVASLLGAPVVLVIDASGHSQSLAAILHGFVSFDPGIDIRGVILNRVGSPRHEFVLRQACARAGLEVFGAVPRNAKMAVPSRHLGLIPAAERGPEAVAAIDAMTELIGGAVDLAALVAAADIGAGAVGPMWSPELEVGVDESVAADSRPVIALASGAAFTFGYAEHSELLTAAGASVVPFDPLTDLLPDGCSGVVIGGGFPEEHAAALAANRRLLTQLRTVAHSGIPIHAECAGLLYLAQSLDDHVMAGVLPLRGTFGKTLTLGYRDAVALTDSVLFDAGSRMRGHEFHRTTITALDGSKPSAWGWRRDGVAHIEGWVQGNVHASYLHTHPAGRPEVVARLVRAARTAFDSVSQY, encoded by the coding sequence ATGGTGACGGCTCCACCGGCACTCGTCATCGCCGCTCCGGCATCCGGGAGTGGTAAGACCACTGTCACAACGGGTTTGATCGGAGCTCTGGCCCGGGCCGGGCACCGGGTGGCGCCCTTCAAGGTCGGCCCCGACTACATCGACCCCGGCTACCACGGACTGGCGGCGGGCCGGCCGGGCCGCAATCTCGACCCCGTGCTCGTCGGCGAGGACCGCATCGGTCCGCTGTATCGAGCCGGATCCGCCGGCTGCGACATCGCCGTCGTCGAAGGCGTCATGGGGTTGTTCGACGGCCGCATCACCGAAGACCACATGCCGGCGATCGCGCCCGGATCCACCGCTCAGGTCGCGTCTCTGCTCGGTGCGCCGGTGGTGCTGGTGATCGACGCATCGGGACACAGTCAGAGCCTCGCCGCGATCCTGCACGGGTTCGTCAGCTTCGATCCCGGCATCGACATCCGGGGTGTGATCCTCAACCGGGTGGGTTCCCCCCGTCACGAATTCGTGCTTCGCCAGGCCTGTGCCCGCGCCGGGCTCGAGGTGTTCGGCGCCGTTCCCCGCAACGCGAAGATGGCCGTGCCCTCGCGCCACCTGGGCTTGATACCCGCTGCCGAACGTGGGCCCGAAGCAGTCGCCGCGATCGACGCCATGACCGAACTGATCGGCGGCGCAGTTGATCTGGCCGCCCTGGTCGCCGCCGCCGACATCGGTGCGGGTGCCGTCGGCCCGATGTGGTCGCCGGAACTGGAGGTCGGGGTCGACGAATCTGTGGCGGCCGACAGCAGGCCGGTCATCGCGCTGGCGTCCGGTGCGGCCTTCACATTCGGGTACGCCGAACACTCCGAACTCCTCACCGCCGCCGGCGCCTCGGTGGTGCCGTTCGACCCCCTCACCGACCTGTTACCCGATGGGTGTTCCGGTGTGGTCATCGGTGGCGGATTCCCCGAGGAACATGCCGCCGCGCTTGCCGCCAACCGGCGGCTGCTGACCCAGCTCCGCACAGTCGCACATTCCGGCATTCCCATCCACGCCGAATGCGCGGGACTGCTGTACCTGGCCCAAAGCCTCGATGATCATGTGATGGCCGGAGTGCTCCCGTTGCGCGGAACCTTCGGTAAGACACTGACACTCGGCTACCGGGACGCCGTCGCCCTGACGGATTCGGTGCTGTTCGATGCCGGTTCCCGGATGCGGGGGCACGAGTTCCACCGCACCACGATCACGGCTCTCGACGGCTCCAAGCCGAGCGCCTGGGGGTGGCGGCGCGATGGGGTGGCCCACATCGAGGGTTGGGTACAGGGCAATGTGCACGCGTCGTATCTGCACACTCATCCGGCAGGCCGGCCGGAGGTCGTCGCGCGCCTGGTGCGGGCGGCGAGAACCGCGTTCGACAGCGTTTCGCAGTACTGA